The genomic interval catggtgacttcaaattggccgtaTATGTGATGttatagtgatgtaaggcaaggactactcttccgtgtactccaatacataaatggctaaaatgttattttcccaaaaagttttacttcaaattatatctttcttttatgaggacataaaacaatatactacctgggttatattaagattactgccccaggggaatgggtacataggagaaaaccacaaatccctgattatcaaaggttaagtccacccctgaaaaatgttgatttgaataaatagagaaaaatcaaacaagtataacggtgaaaatttcatcaaaatcggatgtaaaataaaaaagttatggaattttaaagttttgcctatttttcacaaaactgtgatatgcacaattaggtgagtcagtcgatgatgtccaccactcactatttattttgtttttagtgtttgaattatacaattgttaactttttacagatttgacaataaggaccaacttgactgaaccatatagtataaaACAGTGCTATctacacatgttcaggaaggaattaatcattgtttcacttgacaatgaggagaaaattagaatatttcatatttcatataataaaacacaaaagaaatagtgagtggatgacgtcatcagtctcctcatatgcatacccaccaggatgtgaatagaaatgttttgtgaaattaagcgaaactttaaaaagtgtaataactttcttattttacatccgattttgatgaaattttcagtgttatgctttttggattttcctcattttattcaaatcaactttttgttggaatggacttgtcctttaactccATTGCCTATGGGAAAGTTTTCCTTGCCCCTTGTCCTAATTTACCAAAGAGATATATTACTACTAGTAGTTATATATCTCTAtgtaatttacttacccattgccaatttgaaatctacaaagtcttagtgatctcaattttaaagcagctataactttcttattgcttgtccgatttctttcaaactttcaccattctgtttaatttatttttctcctttccaacacaacatcccccaacaaaaaaagaatactttcccctacataatatatagcataaGGGCTGTTGAGATAAGGAGCACTGATGTTTTCCGTGTTTTTCTGGAGCACACTTCTTTCCATGGCACTTTGGTCAGTTCGTTCTTGACCTTTGCAAATGTTATTAATTTAGGCCTACACCTAAAACTATCCCTTTTGACCATTATATTTGACACTTAGAAATGAACTTATTGTCTCACCACCCATTGTGACATCTTCttgttttttgtaaaatgtgTAAGCCTATTTTTGCACTGGCTTTAATATACCAGACTTGACGGCACTGAGGGGTGGGGTTTTGGTTGTCGCGCCGATGACTGCGTCAACCCCCATGGTTCTTTTTATAAAATTGGTCGATTCACACCCGGGATTctgggtgtgtttatgcttccattgcgaggacagaatcagcgttttcaaacgtcgattcaaaacgccgatcgtaaacgtggttctgggagtgctgtttatgcttcacttttcagaggcgaaatcactaactccagctggcttcgcatcgtaattttcgttgagcaggaaagcgaggtcaaattgggcgcgccctttttcgaaagttttttttccgagagttgttatggggaaggtacgttAACTGTTATTTAAACATCAATTatcacacatgcaaatgtaacaagggagatgagaggcaatgccgtggaggtaacatgcgaccatggagcaatgcgactgtatttgcccgcggattttcatctcaccggaagcatgcaccaaatgacgtcatttaaacacgtttacgatcgtggttctgtttatacttccccagaaagcctgattctggtcaaacgacgtttacaaacgcacctttttgtgagtttacgatcggcgttttgaaacagcgtttaaatgaaagtaagcatggacgcaaccgtgttttggactaaccacgtttggaaacgctgattctggcctgaaaagtggatgcataaacacggcctaaaATGATATTCCGAACGCAAGATCAGGGggccatttcatgaaaggacttttcgaacgttttatccgacaaagcCCATTTTATCACACGGTCACCATAACAGTGCGCcctagccaatcaaaatcaaggaaagttcaAAGTTATTTGATTCGACAACCTGTCggacgaaatgttgatgaaacgctcacCAGGCCGGAACGTTTCAGGGCGTTTCATTACAGTACTTGTCAggcgttttatccgacagtaacCTTAGTAACTatgcttttcagccaatcaaaatctagAAAATTTACTGTTGTCTGAtccgacaacttgtcagatgaaaatgttgatgaaccgCTCCCCAGGGCCCCGTAATATAAAGCTTGTGAGGGTGATTTAtatgattgattgcactgaGTATAGTGTATGATCAGCACAGGTTATAACTAAGAAAGGAAATGAGCAAGCTCACCCATCATAATCCTTGGTCGATGTAGATTATAGCTGTCATATCCCGAAGCATATACTACTGCTTCGATCCTATTCGGATTATAACATTCAGCTCCATTGAAGGTAAAATACCATCTACAGCAGCCCGTCCCTGATCCAGCTAGCCGAAGGTTACCCGACAAAGAGACGTACAGAGCAGTATCCGAATATTCTTTTGTAAAGTCACATgtcttgaatgaaaaaaaaatagaaagatagcgattcctcccccccccctttttttttttggggggggggggtgggtgggggtTGGGGTGAGGTGGAGCTTCATAAAGGTAAACTAGCAGAAGCTCGTTTGTTTTGGGGCGTATAGCCTGCATAATGAACAGTATGTTTAATTAACAGTATTTGTCAAAGATTTGCTTTCATGtacaaaattttcagcaagTCTTTTATTTAAAGATGTTGTGAAATAGATATTCAAGGTTCTCTATAGAGCATCCCTTAAAAATTTAGTGATGTCGAAAACATGTTTCGGCCGGGATTCGAACCAGGCTCTACATTTTACTGACCATTGGTGCCTTATCCACCACTGGGAGTTTGTATCTGACGATTTAGAGCCTATTAAGAGGGCATATAGATGGCACAACAGAAACAAAAATCCCAGTATTTTACAATGTCCAAAACGTCTTGTCTTATATTCCGTCTACCTATATCTTCCTATATCCCCCAAAGACACCAAAGTTATGTTAATGAGTAGCAGTCTACTAACATAATCtatatatgattttaaaatatatatatagggcctatataagGGGTGATAGCTCTGGGAACCTTGATTAAAATCATTGTTCTCTATTCCCATTTATTTTCCCAACATTTTTAAATGAGTGTTTCCAATTATAGTTGTGTCGGATTTGTTATTTGACAGTATAATTCTTCCATACCTTTATTTGTCCCGAATCTGTGCCATCATCGATGCTTGACCACGAGCATTGTCTCCAGTTCGAGGTGACAGGGGTAGGTGCCCCTGACTCCCCTTCGGGCCCCGGTGGACCAGGAGGTCCAGCTGGTCCTGGCGTACCCGTGGTGCACTCCTATTATACAGGTAAAGAGAAGATCAAATTGTTATAAAAGAGGATCAATGTTGAAAATCATCTACGTCCCAGaaaagttcatttattttcaaaaagcagACATTAATATTTCTTGACTATTTTCTTAGATGTATAGGTATTAAtgagcagatattgaacatacgtacattaatttgattttattcttaaaatacAGATACCGTGCACCAACTGACCTTTCGGTATCTCTtctccattgtttttttttatcatgcgTGGATGAGGAATCATACCAGATAAAAGAGGAGACTAAGCTTTCAATTATTTATGTCATCAATTGTAGTCATATtcgtgattaagttatgatataaTCGATTTCTGggtttcttgttttattttgacaCGCATTGCATAATTTTACCCTGCATGCCTCTTTCTTGTCACAATATACTTTCCCTTCACAGTTGTATGGTAATGGTCgtttcattttactttttctGTATCTCAGTCCAGTCCAATATATCCCTCCCTCGTCCTATCGCATGTGAGGCTATTTAGTAGTAAACCAAGATCGGTTCGGAGTTTGGGGCATATCTCTTGttacctttttttaattattattattatgcttttctttttctttcgcCTTGTCGTTTTCCCTAAAGGTTactttcaccttttctctcatAATTTCAACCGCCTGCCAGAGGTGAATACAATTTAGGTCAATCATAAACTGAGAATATTGTCCCAAGGCAGCAAACCGAACCGaatcaaaatgatatatttgtCGACGAAAATAAAAGTATTGTAGCATAATGAGTTATACCTTTCAGATGTATTTCATAGTTAAACCGTAGAGGgcgatatttttatgttgtggTATGCTTTGCGATTATTGGAGAAGTACGTGAGTTCGCTGGGAGCTGCGGTGGCGTGCGGTTGTAAGATGTAAGCTCCGAATAAATGAAGTTGAACTGTATACTGAATATCTCCCAAGTTGCTTCATTTGCATGATCTAGGGTGAATGAGCGGGGGATCTGGTGTATTTCAGAGGAGCGAGAGAGTGTACCACGTTGCACAATAGACTTTTGTGAGCGAacctgcccaaaaagagatataaGAGAGAAGAGAAGCGTGGACCGGGTTCTGGAGACTGCGAGACGGCAGAACGCTACCCCGACAGGGCCCGGTTACGCCACACTGGTGGCCGCGGTGGGATATTACAACGTGGTACTGGAAACTCAACACAGCTCACTGTTGGCACGCCTATAGAGCGCCTATACACATGAATGAATAGCGGCTAGAGAGAGGCAAGAAGAGAGCGCCTACGTCGAGGAAGGGCGCCtggagagagaaaagaagagagcTCCTTGattgtgtgtggcggagatagcgcCTATACaagttggtgaatagcgcctgGAAAGAGGGCAGAAGAGAGTGCCTGCGCCTGGAAAGATAGGCGCTATACAAAGAGCGCCTGGAGCAAGGCAAGAAGAAGCACCTACGAAGAGCGCCTACGCCGAGAAAGGGCGCCTGgagagaggaaagaagagaGCGCCTtgagtgtgtgtggcggagatagcgtCTACATACGTTGGCGAATGGCGCCTtgagtgtgtgtggcggaggTAGCGCCCtgacacgttggtgaatagcgccttGAGTGTGTGTGGCGAAGATAgcgcctacacacgttggtgaatagcgccttgggtgtgtgtggcggagatagcgcctacacacgttggtgaatggcGCCTTGAGTGTGTGTGGTGGAGGTAGCGCCTatacacgttggtgaatagcgccttGAGTGTATGTGGCGGAGATAGCGCCTgtacacgttggtgaatagcgccttgagtgtgtgtggcggaggTAGCGCCTatacacgttggtgaatagcgcctaTTGAGTCGGTGTGTAGACGACAGCGTGGATAGCgcctatacatgtaaatgtatagcGCCTAGGAATGGCGCCTGTGAGGAGCGCCTACGAGAAGTGAGGGGCGCCTATGAAGTTAGAGCGCCTACGGGGAGCGCCTGTGAATAGCGACTGGAAACGGAGGAGCGACTTTTCCCTGCATATACGCTGGTGTATGTTGACTATGATGTTGACGTTTAATTTATCCTTGAACTCGCCAACATGAGGCGGGACAGCAAAAATAGCTTAGAATTAATTGCAATTTACTAGAGTGTCGTCTgtgtacataagaaatatagtGTTCGAGTGTCGTGTgtgtacataagaaatagtgttGTATAAATGGCTGAACAACGAGTGGCTATGAAGAATGGATCTGAAATTCCGTGCAGAATAAGTGCAGCGTGGAGATGGGAATCTCTGAACATCGAAGAGAAGTACTTGTTGGATATGCAGATACTTGCAACGAGGGAACTGAAGCTGTCCTATGTTGGGAAGGAGCAAGTAATATCCTATGCTAGTGGGGGTACTGCATTCAGAAAGCAGAGAAAAACTACTATGGGGCTCAAAGGGAGTCATTGGCCATGGTAGTGTTTCGGAGCTGCAACAGAACTTCTATGGGAAGAGATCAGGACGGATCGTCGGTCACTTGGTTGGATCTTTGAAGAGGCAAGGGTGGTGCCGTGGAACTTGACATCAGCAAGGAGCAATTACCAACAGAAAGAAACTTCGATCAGGTAGATCTTGAAAGCAGAGCATCAGTCAGTCGACCGGCCCGATTGGTCAACGGTGGCTTCACAGTCTAGTCTGGAGAAGTCCTATTTGAGGATGCACAGCTAGAGATGAAGTAAGACGTACTCTACAGGAAGTAGGAGTGTGACCAAGGTCGGAATGTAACTTGGCATGTGATGTTGCTCTTCAGATAGATATTTCGGAGGAATTGCGTTGGAATGGATGCACATCCGCTGATTGTTACGGCAGGGTAACGCCTTGGCCTCCAAAGAAGTCTTTAGAGAGAGATCGAGATGATGAAAAGTAGTTCTAGACATGCGCCTTGAAGAAACCCAAAGAAGAAATCCTCTAGCACTTAGAAATCCGCAGAATAGATATTGGACATAACTTTCGCTAAAACTTTGTGCCAGAAACAGTTAGTAAAAGACTCTGACGCATCTGATATTTGTAttcaaaatgttgttttatGCCTTAATGTATGCTTTATATTTTTGCTTCCATGTTTTCCTTTTCCTATTTTCTAACCTTTCTTATATCATTCTCATCTTGACATTTTCCTGATCTCAATACAACTccctttgttctttttttctatttctgtaTATAGATTATTTTGGTTAATGTAAGAACGTTACTTCCTTTATGTACTATGCCAATGTATATACTGTACCTGTATACTTTTAACGATGTTTTAATGTTGTCTTTTCTTCATGGGAAGAGCGAGATAACATTtaaagaaattcatttttatgcTTTGTTGTTAATATACCTGGTCCGAGGACAGCCAAGTCTTGGGGAGGGGCTGTGTAGCATAATGAATTATACCTTTAAGATGTATTTCATAGTTAAATCGTAGAGGgcgatatttttatgttgtggTATGCTTTGCGATTATTGGAGAAGTACGTGAGTTCGCTGGGAGCTCCGGTGGCGTGCGGTTGTAAGATGTAAGCTCCGAATAAATCAAGTTGAACTGTATACTGAATATCTCCCAAGTTgcttcatttgcatgatttaggGTGAGTGAGCGGGTGATCTGGTGTATTTCAGATGAGTGAGAGAGTGTATCACGTTGCACAATATACTTTTGTGAGTGAACCTGCCCAAGAAGAGATATAAAAGTGAGGAGAAGCGTGGACTGTTTTCTGGAGACTGTGAGACGGCAGAACGCTACCCCGACAGGACCCGGTTACGCCACAGTATTTAAGATAATACCATACGGTCTATaggttccccccccccaaagaagcTAATGAAATTTCAAGCCGCAAAGATAAGTTTACCGCGGAATAGATGTCTGTAAGGGTTACCTTTATTCTTTGTTAATTAAAAAGGTAATTGAAAATCTGTGGAgaatcgattttttttcaatcaaaagaACCACACAAATTCTTCTCTTATCTGAATATTTAATGCTTCATGTTTGTTAAATCGTGAAGGGCTTATAaagattttaaattttcaaatgcttcaGTCACTAGCGACGGTGGAAGTTGCAACAGAAGTTTCAACAGAACTCGAATTTTCCCTTTTAGTCTTGGTTTTGTTAATCTGGAAAGAAGATGAAGTGCAGTCTTTCTGTCTTGTTTCTTATCGTCTTCAATGTGAACCAGATCAGTGGTAATGGCTTGTCACAGCCTACAGGTCGTGGAGCTGACGTTGATACCGGTAAGTTAGGTTTCTTATAACTACCTCGGGAGTATCTAAAACAAGAAGTGATCCTACCTCACAAACGCAGCCACAGTCAATAAGTGGCCTGATATGAATAATTAGGATTTTatgggtcttgaaaagcacatcctaagctttaaaGTGATATATAACTtatcaaaattgatcaacagtAACCCACACAAGTTATggattgaatgcagaagaaattcAGTGAGAGTTTCAAAGAACATGGAGAAGGTTTAAGTTTCGAGttttctaaaaaatgaaatgggcaCTTTGTGAAATATTAATACAACTCCAAGCAGTCCGCAAGATAGGATGTCATCAAATGAACTCTTGTAtcgtttcttttttattcaactttacaatTTTTAGATATCAGCAGAATATATAAATAACGCTTTCAGATGAgctaattttcttcttcttctttttttaaagaccaaataactattttggctatataaagccagggttacaccaaaaccgaatTCTCTCGAATGAATTCGGACTTATTCTGCCCGAACATGGCCTGATTCGGATGGATTCGGTAGATTCGGAACCTATTCGTCTCTGATTCGGGAGCTCCCCACTGATCTGTACACTATCAGATAGTATTCAGATCAGTGGATCTCCCCCAATCAAATCGGGAGTATTTTGTTCTCCCTCCCcgaatgcgagaaaattcggGAGGGATTCGGCTcgttttgaaattttcaaaaccATCCGATTACCCTATAAAATACTACCGAATGTGgccaccagtggcgtaactataactacggggggaggggggcacgtgccaccccctcccaatcggctggccaaaaaaaaagggggaggagaaaatgagggagaaaggaagagaaacatattgggaaagaagaaattattgttcattatcatgttatattatataatgatgtatgttatattacataaagatttgctcagggcctatgtcttcgtTGTTCCTGGCGCTCACTTTGTGTGTTCAACGGGATATATAATCCTgctgtactaaaacctcccgttttcaactcaatatacaccaaatgtatttcctcgcacttcgagttattattgttttatgcaatgacatatgcttcttttccatgactacttaaagtaattgccccattttaaggtcttaatataaaacattttctgtCCGTGCTTAAGTTCGCATTAGTAAATTGGTGAGATAATCTGCTCTTCattaattcctaaaatcagtcattgaaatgtccctttttccgatctgaataaaaaaaattgttcagcttgcgcatcgcgctcgcatcacttggctagtgaaatacgtatggtcttagtgaattcctataCAAACAAGCTTTataatgcccctcttcaggtctgaatttccaaaattttcagctcgagcctcgcgctcgcaataattgattggtgagatgtgtatgttaatcataattacaatgactgtatttagatgtaattctaacaaaatcagcaagcgcttggcactagatgactatggtaagatatggattcctaaaatatagtccttaaaatgtccctgtttggggtcagtatattaaagaatttcagctcgcgctccgcgatcgtattgtttgtttagcgagacaggtttTTAACCAGCCGAATACCCTCTAAAACAAGCTTCCAAATGCCGCCAAGCCAAATTTTGTTCGGGCCACATTCGGGATGTATTCGAATGGAATTCTGGGTGGCATTCGGGGTATTCTGGGCAGATTCGAACCTATTCGTATTTTTCGGGGAGTAACAGTCTGAATCAAAAAGCCAAATAGACCCGAATATCACGAATATTGTCGAATTCGCCCAGAATACCCCAAATACCTCCCTGAAACCATACGAATGATTACCTGAATACATGGCAAAGCACAGGCGAATGAGCCAAACAGACAAGAATATGGGCGAACGACAGTCGAAAAAGTCGATTTAGTTTCAGTTCGGACCATGCTGGTGGcttttttgatgaatttgttGGCAGACTCGCCGCTTTAGGCATTTTCGTTCCAATTTGGATCGTCATTCGGCTGTAATCGGAGCGTTCGGGCAACATTCGGCTCGTATCTGGTGACCTTTGGCTAGATTCTTGCCAGTGTTCGGGTTTTGGCATTAGGCTTTTTTCGGGATGGTCAAACTTGATTCGGGTCTGTTCTTGGCGATTCTGCTACGATTCGGGAACTATTCCGGATCTATTCGTCTCCGATTAGGGAGCTCCCCGAATTAAAGAATAGGTTTCGAATTCACCGAATTCATCCGAATAAGGCCATATTCGCACCgaatttattcgggagaattcgATTTCGGTTTATCCCTGgctttaaagtaaaaatattaaggaaaaaatagtaaaacgGAAAAACAAAGCTTTTActgtttttacatatttcattccTAAAACAAAATAACGAACGTTTTTCCGttttaaatctcaaaaacaTATTAGTTTTCACTCATTATTTCGTTTTTGCTATTTCCTTTTCGATTTCAGAAAAACGAATTATCTGACAGTACCTTGATtgaggagaaggaggaagagctagaaataatttgtttatgttattgtttttttctgtcACAATAGCAATAACAAAATCTGATCTGTCATTAGATAGATAAACGAGATATTGTGATTTTACCgtgattatgataaaaatgataataatagtcagctcttgtacagtgcgtataaaaaaaaacgggacagatttgaaaagtctataaaatttttgtttcaaattataatgtctatattttggtgttaatatgtGCTCTtaggtcttatctttcaaatgctattaaaaaaatttagtttcgttcatgcttgagcgaacacagaatggtttttttctggggttaaaaaggaggcttgcgccaaaatggcataaaattataaatatcgGACTTCTTGCCaattagcagacttcctcttaaccttttcattatctttgccataattttcaaatcatgcggtcaaaattcattttcagatctatttatttgcttgaattgttctgtggttctttcttttaatatgctctctgttagctttgaatattccttcttcaagctaaatctattttgtttcaaccgaagtatgggagagcgtggaatttttttttcaaatcctttcattgtgtgctacaaaggttatggtgccttttgaacagtgccacacagatgggcgggggcttgggatgctccccccccccctcaataaaaaaaaatcatgaccaagaaaaaagtggacaggaaataaaaggaaagatagaaagtaaaatatgatattattttctgaatattatgtcaaaatctatcacaaaatttgatattgtaataaaaaagtgggaatatttgcgtgctcacttcgctcgctcacaactttttaatacattttacccaatctgccatatctagctccttcaattcaattcaattcaattcttttatttcatttccattcaaaacataatgaCTCAATactgtgtgctacaaaggttatggtgccttttgaacagtgccaCAATATTGTGTGCTACAatacttcaaaattgactcaatacaccattgtcattgaaagacataaatcccttcctgtgtttcatgtcaagcaattaaacttggtcaaggaatcaatgaccccttgaaaaatagattcatgtcttttaaaggtacataacataatttgtttcacataataaaacgatttgaataatcacaagttttcccaattaataatgcaaatctttttgCTTAcgttgacaaaaaaatattcttttctcagttacttatgaaggaaaattaaaaggtaagagaagtttaaatgaaaaaaacaaaatgattcaagtaaataaataaatttgtaaataaaatttgacagcataattcgaacaTTGTGGCACATataatgaaaaggtcaagaggaagtctcctgattgggaagaagtctgatcatcatatttttattatgactcatattctgcaattctggcgcaagcctcggcttgaacccccaacaaaaacgtcccgtgttcgctcaagcatgaacaaagtttttttttgtttaattgcatttcaaagataagaccttagagcacctatttacaccaaaatatagacatcataatttgaaacaaaaattatatagacttttcaaatctgtcccttttttttatacgcact from Lytechinus pictus isolate F3 Inbred chromosome 2, Lp3.0, whole genome shotgun sequence carries:
- the LOC129284307 gene encoding collagen triple helix repeat-containing protein 1-like; translation: MKRPLPYNCEGKVYCDKKEACRECTTGTPGPAGPPGPPGPEGESGAPTPVTSNWRQCSWSSIDDGTDSGQIKTCDFTKEYSDTALYVSLSGNLRLAGSGTGCCRWYFTFNGAECYNPNRIEAVVYASGYDSYNLHRPRIMMGYCSGIGTGSVTVGFSVGACSGYGTYDCYTGWNSASHIMIEEVTTSPYD